A single Saccopteryx bilineata isolate mSacBil1 chromosome 11, mSacBil1_pri_phased_curated, whole genome shotgun sequence DNA region contains:
- the ZNF322 gene encoding zinc finger protein 322, whose product MYTSEERDNQRTQRRKLYYVCPQRGQKIFIRVHETTQIDDQLYQCLEREQNFCENLALIMCERIHTGEKPYRCDMCEKTFVQRSDLTSHQRIHNYEKPYKCSKCEKSFWHHLALSGHQRTHAGKKFYTCDICGKNFGQSSDLLVHQRSHTGEKPYLCSECDKCFSRSTNLIRHRRTHTGEKPFKCLECEKAFSGKSDLISHQRTHTGERPYKCTKCEKSYRHRSAFIVHKRVHTGEKPYKCGACEKCFGQKSDLIVHQRVHTGEKPYKCLECMRSFTRSANLIRHQATHTHTFKCLEYEKSFSCGSDLIVHQRIHMEEKPRQWSACESGFLLGMGFVAQPKMRTQTEELHYQYSVCDKGFCQSSALLQHQTVHIGEKPYICNVGEKGRELSLPHASEASQTSWPDKKF is encoded by the coding sequence ATGTACACTTCAGAAGAGAGAGATAATCAGAGAACTCAGAGAAGGAAGCTGTATTATGTGTGCCCTCAGAGGGGTCAAAAGATTTTTATTCGTGTGCATGAGACTACTCAGATAGATGATCAACTATACCAGTGCCTTGAACGTGAGCAAAACTTCTGTGAAAACTTAGCTCTTATTATGTGTGAGAGAATCCATACTGGGGAGAAACCTTATCGATGTGATATGTGTGAGAAAACCTTTGTCCAGCGCTCAGATCTTACTTCACACCAGAGGATCCACAATTATGAGAAACCTTATAAATGTAGCAAATGTGAGAAGAGCTTCTGGCACCACTTAGCCCTTTCAGGACACCAGAGAACACATGCAGGCAAAAAATTCTACACGTGTGACATCTGTGGCAAGAATTTTGGACAGAGCTCTGATCTGCTTGTCCACCAGCGAAGCCACACGGGCGAGAAACCGTATCTGTGCAGTGAGTGTGATAAATGTTTCAGTCGAAGTACAAACCTCATTAGGCACCGAAgaactcacactggagagaaaccattTAAGTGTCTGGAGTGTGAAAAGGCTTTTAGTGGAAAATCCGATCTCATTAGCCACCAGAGAACTCACACTGGCGAAAGGCCCTACAAATGTACTAAGTGTGAGAAAAGTTACCGACACCGTTCGGCCTTCATTGTTCATAAAAGAGTTCAtactggggagaagccctataAGTGTGGTGCCTGCGAGAAATGCTTTGGCCAGAAATCAGACCTTATTGTCCACCAGAGAGTCCacacaggggagaagccctataaaTGCTTGGAATGTATGAGAAGTTTTACTCGGAGTGCCAACCTAATCAGGCACCAGGCAACTCACACGCACACTTTTAAATGCCTTGAATATGAGAAAAGTTTCAGCTGTGGTTCGGACCTTATCGTGCATCAAAGAATTCATATGGAAGAGAAACCACGTCAGTGGTCTGCATGTGAGAGTGGCTTCCTCCTAGGTATGGGCTTCGTTGCACAACCGAAAATGAGAACTCAAACAGAGGAGCTGCATTATCAGTACAGTGTGTGTGATAAAGGCTTCTGCCAGAGCTCAGCCCTCCTTCAACATCAGACGGTCCACATCGGTGAGAAACCGTATATCTGTAACGTGGGTGAGAAAGGGCGTGAGCTCAGCCTCCCCCATGCATCAGAAGCCTCACAGACGTCTTGGCCAGACAAGAAGTTTTAA